In Nocardia yunnanensis, one DNA window encodes the following:
- a CDS encoding acyl-CoA dehydrogenase family protein, with the protein MDPWQTPERRELRATVRGFAEREVLPYLDEWEREGLLPRELHKKAGALGLLGIQFPEAAGGAGGDGIDAAIVAEEMHYAGCSGGLFASLFTCGIAVPHLIASGNAEHIERWVKPTLAGEKIGSLAITEPGGGSDVGHLRTTAVRDGDEFIVNGSKTFITSGVRADFVVTAVRTGGPGAAGVSLLVVEKGAPGFTVSRKLEKMGWLCSDTAELSYVDVRVPVSNLVGAENSGFAQIAQAFVSERVGLAVQAYGHAQRCLDLTLQWTRDRETFGRPLISRQAVQNTLSEMARRIDVARVYTHHLAERAARGETDLIAEVCFAKNTAVETAEWVAHQAVQLFGGLGYMRESEVERHYRDVRILGIGGGTNEILTSLAAKRLGFQS; encoded by the coding sequence GTGGACCCCTGGCAGACGCCCGAGCGGCGCGAATTGCGCGCCACCGTGCGCGGATTCGCCGAACGCGAGGTGCTGCCGTACCTGGACGAGTGGGAGCGGGAGGGCCTGCTCCCGCGCGAGCTGCACAAGAAGGCGGGTGCGCTCGGGCTGCTGGGTATTCAGTTCCCGGAAGCCGCGGGCGGTGCCGGCGGGGACGGTATCGACGCGGCCATCGTGGCCGAGGAGATGCATTACGCGGGCTGCTCGGGCGGCCTGTTCGCCTCCCTGTTCACCTGCGGTATCGCGGTGCCGCACCTCATTGCCTCCGGGAACGCCGAGCACATCGAGCGCTGGGTGAAGCCGACGCTGGCGGGGGAGAAGATCGGGTCGCTGGCCATTACCGAGCCGGGCGGCGGGTCGGATGTCGGGCATCTGCGGACCACCGCGGTGCGCGACGGTGACGAGTTCATCGTGAACGGGTCGAAGACCTTCATCACCTCCGGGGTGCGGGCGGACTTCGTGGTGACGGCGGTGCGCACGGGCGGCCCCGGCGCGGCCGGTGTGTCGCTGCTCGTGGTCGAGAAGGGCGCGCCCGGATTCACGGTCAGCCGCAAGCTGGAGAAGATGGGCTGGCTGTGCTCCGACACCGCCGAACTGTCGTATGTCGATGTGCGGGTGCCGGTCTCGAACCTGGTGGGCGCGGAGAACAGCGGATTCGCCCAGATCGCACAGGCTTTCGTGAGTGAGCGGGTGGGTCTGGCCGTGCAGGCGTACGGGCACGCGCAGCGCTGCCTGGACCTGACCCTGCAGTGGACGCGCGATCGCGAGACCTTCGGCCGCCCGCTGATCAGCCGCCAGGCCGTGCAGAACACGCTGTCGGAGATGGCGCGCCGCATCGACGTCGCGCGGGTGTACACCCATCATCTGGCCGAGCGCGCCGCCCGCGGCGAGACCGACCTGATCGCCGAGGTGTGCTTCGCCAAGAACACCGCCGTGGAGACCGCGGAATGGGTTGCGCACCAGGCGGTCCAGCTCTTCGGCGGCCTCGGCTACATGCGTGAGTCCGAAGTCGAACGCCACTACCGGGATGTCCGCATTCTGGGCATCGGCGGCGGCACCAACGAAATCCTGACCAGCCTCGCGGCCAAGCGATTGGGGTTCCAGTCTTGA
- a CDS encoding acyl-CoA carboxylase subunit beta — protein MTILRTSLDPKSADYQAAAEAMTTKLAEVEAEYAKNIAGGGPDKMARHRKRGKLTARERIELLIDEDSPFLELAPLAAWGSDFHVGASVIAGIGIVEGVECMIVAPDPTVRGGTSNPWTLRKNLRMNDIALENRLPVIGLVESGGADLPTQKEVFVPGGRMFRDLTRLSAAGIPTIALVFGNSTAGGAYIPGMSDYTVMIKERSKVFLGGPPLVKMATGEESDDESLGGAEMHARTSGLADYLAVDEQDAIRLGRSIVKRLNWRKQGPAARPIDQIIEPLYDQEELLGIVPGDLKIPFDPREVIARVVDGSDFDEFKPLYGSSLVTGWAELHGYPVGILANARGVLFSEEAQKAAQFIQLANQSNTPLLFLHNTTGYMVGKEYEQKGIIKHGAMMINAVSNSKVPHISLLMGASYGAGHYGMCGRAYDPRFVFAWPSAKSAVMGGAQLAGVISIVGRAANEARGIPFNEEQDAGLRAMIEAQIEAESLPMFMSGRLYDDGVIDPRDTRTVLGMALSAIHNSPIKGAEGFGVFRM, from the coding sequence TTGACCATCCTGCGCACGTCCCTAGACCCGAAATCGGCGGACTATCAGGCCGCCGCCGAGGCCATGACCACCAAGCTGGCCGAGGTGGAGGCCGAATACGCCAAGAACATCGCGGGCGGCGGCCCGGACAAGATGGCGCGGCATCGCAAGCGCGGCAAGCTGACCGCGCGCGAGCGCATCGAACTGCTCATCGACGAGGATTCGCCGTTCCTGGAGCTGGCCCCGCTGGCCGCCTGGGGCAGCGACTTCCACGTGGGCGCCAGCGTGATCGCGGGCATCGGCATTGTCGAGGGCGTCGAATGCATGATCGTCGCGCCCGATCCGACCGTGCGCGGCGGCACCTCGAACCCGTGGACGCTGCGCAAGAACCTGCGCATGAACGACATCGCACTCGAGAACCGGCTGCCGGTGATCGGCCTGGTCGAGTCCGGCGGCGCGGATCTGCCCACGCAGAAAGAGGTCTTCGTCCCCGGCGGGCGCATGTTCCGGGACCTCACGCGCCTGTCCGCCGCCGGAATCCCCACCATCGCACTGGTTTTCGGCAACTCCACAGCCGGCGGCGCCTACATCCCGGGCATGTCCGATTACACGGTCATGATCAAGGAGCGCTCCAAGGTGTTCCTGGGCGGTCCGCCGCTGGTGAAGATGGCCACCGGTGAGGAGTCCGACGACGAATCGCTGGGCGGTGCGGAAATGCACGCCCGCACCTCGGGTCTGGCCGATTATCTGGCCGTGGACGAACAGGACGCGATCCGGCTGGGCCGGTCCATCGTCAAGCGGCTGAACTGGCGCAAGCAGGGCCCGGCGGCGCGGCCGATCGATCAGATCATCGAACCGCTCTACGACCAGGAGGAGCTGCTCGGCATCGTGCCGGGTGACCTCAAGATCCCGTTCGACCCGCGCGAGGTCATCGCCCGCGTGGTGGACGGCTCCGATTTCGACGAGTTCAAACCGCTCTACGGTTCCAGCCTGGTCACCGGCTGGGCCGAACTGCACGGCTACCCGGTCGGGATTCTGGCCAATGCGCGCGGCGTGCTGTTCTCCGAGGAGGCGCAGAAGGCGGCGCAGTTCATCCAGCTGGCCAACCAGTCGAACACGCCATTGCTGTTCCTGCACAACACGACCGGCTACATGGTCGGCAAGGAGTACGAGCAGAAGGGCATCATCAAGCACGGCGCGATGATGATCAACGCGGTATCGAATTCGAAGGTGCCGCACATCTCGCTGCTCATGGGCGCGTCCTACGGCGCGGGTCATTACGGCATGTGCGGGCGGGCCTACGATCCGCGCTTCGTATTCGCCTGGCCCAGTGCGAAATCCGCCGTCATGGGCGGGGCGCAGCTGGCGGGCGTCATCTCGATCGTCGGCCGGGCCGCCAACGAGGCGCGCGGCATCCCGTTCAACGAGGAGCAGGACGCCGGGCTGCGCGCCATGATCGAGGCGCAGATCGAGGCCGAATCGCTGCCCATGTTCATGTCGGGGCGACTCTACGACGACGGCGTGATCGACCCGCGTGACACCCGCACGGTCTTGGGAATGGCGTTGTCCGCCATCCACAATTCCCCGATCAAGGGCGCCGAGGGCTTCGGCGTCTTCCGGATGTGA
- a CDS encoding acyclic terpene utilization AtuA family protein translates to MSQLADTPDLIRIGNCSGFYGDRASAMREMLEGGDLDVLTGDYLAELTMLILGRDRMKDANLGYAKTFVRQLEDSLGLALDRGVKIVTNAGGLNPAGLAQRVREVAEKLGLAPKVAYVTGDDLLARAAELGLGTPLTANAYLGAWGIAECLTAGADIVVTGRVTDASVVVGPAAAHFGWSRTDYDALAGAVVAGHVIECSTQATGGNFAFFTEIADLGRPGFPIAEVRRDGSSVITKHEGTGGAVTVDTVKAQLMYEIQSARYAGPDVTTRLDSIQVSPDGPDRVLISGVTGEAPPPQTKVSTNTIGGFRNEMAFILTGLDIEAKAALAQRQLESWLTVRPAELDWTLARLDRPDAETEEQASALLRCVVRDPDPNKVGRNFSSVAVELALASFPGFSLTAPPGNGGPYGVFTPGYVDSKEIPHTAVLPDGSQIAIAPAGETLELDEVAEPELPQPLPAGETTRAPLGRIVLARSGDKGGNANIGVWVRTEDQWRWLVHTLTVEELRRLLPETAALPVTRHVLPNLRALNFIVEGLLGQGVAYQARFDPQAKGLGEWLRARYLDIPVELLP, encoded by the coding sequence ATGAGTCAGCTCGCCGACACTCCGGACCTGATCCGGATCGGCAACTGTTCCGGTTTCTACGGCGATCGGGCGAGTGCCATGCGGGAGATGCTCGAGGGCGGTGATCTCGATGTGCTCACCGGCGACTATCTGGCCGAGCTCACCATGCTCATCCTGGGCCGCGACCGCATGAAGGACGCGAACCTCGGATACGCCAAAACCTTTGTGCGGCAACTGGAGGACAGCCTCGGGCTGGCCTTGGACCGGGGCGTGAAGATCGTCACCAATGCGGGCGGCCTGAACCCGGCCGGACTGGCGCAGCGCGTGCGGGAGGTGGCCGAAAAGCTCGGTCTCGCACCGAAGGTCGCGTATGTGACCGGTGACGATCTGCTGGCGCGGGCCGCCGAACTGGGCCTCGGAACACCGTTGACCGCCAATGCCTATCTGGGCGCGTGGGGAATCGCCGAATGCTTGACCGCCGGCGCGGACATCGTGGTGACCGGCCGGGTCACCGACGCCTCGGTGGTGGTCGGCCCCGCCGCCGCGCACTTCGGTTGGAGCCGAACCGATTACGACGCGCTCGCGGGCGCGGTGGTCGCGGGACACGTCATCGAGTGCAGCACCCAGGCCACCGGCGGGAATTTCGCCTTTTTCACCGAGATCGCCGATCTGGGGCGGCCCGGCTTCCCGATCGCCGAGGTGCGCCGGGACGGCAGCAGTGTGATCACCAAGCACGAGGGCACCGGCGGCGCGGTCACCGTGGACACGGTGAAAGCCCAGCTCATGTACGAGATCCAGAGCGCCCGCTACGCCGGGCCGGATGTCACCACCCGTCTCGACAGCATCCAGGTCAGCCCGGACGGCCCGGATCGTGTGCTGATCAGCGGTGTCACCGGCGAGGCCCCGCCGCCGCAGACGAAGGTCTCCACCAACACCATCGGCGGCTTCCGCAACGAGATGGCGTTCATCCTCACCGGCCTCGACATCGAGGCGAAAGCCGCACTGGCGCAACGGCAGCTGGAATCCTGGCTGACCGTGCGGCCCGCCGAGCTGGACTGGACCCTGGCCCGCCTGGACCGCCCGGACGCCGAGACCGAGGAACAGGCCAGCGCCCTGCTGCGCTGCGTGGTGCGCGACCCGGACCCGAACAAGGTGGGCCGCAACTTCTCCAGCGTCGCAGTCGAATTGGCGCTCGCGAGCTTCCCCGGCTTCTCGCTGACGGCCCCACCCGGCAATGGCGGCCCCTACGGCGTCTTCACCCCGGGTTACGTGGACTCCAAGGAGATTCCGCACACCGCGGTCCTGCCCGACGGCTCGCAGATCGCCATCGCCCCGGCGGGGGAGACCCTGGAGCTGGACGAGGTCGCCGAACCCGAACTGCCGCAGCCGCTTCCCGCCGGCGAGACCACCCGCGCCCCGCTGGGCAGGATCGTCCTGGCCCGCAGCGGCGACAAGGGTGGCAACGCGAATATCGGCGTCTGGGTCCGCACCGAGGATCAGTGGCGCTGGCTGGTGCACACCCTCACCGTCGAGGAACTGCGCCGCCTGCTGCCCGAGACCGCCGCGTTGCCGGTGACCCGGCACGTGCTGCCGAACCTGCGGGCGCTCAACTTCATCGTCGAAGGTCTGCTGGGACAGGGCGTGGCCTATCAGGCCCGTTTCGACCCGCAGGCCAAGGGCCTGGGCGAGTGGCTGCGGGCCCGGTATCTGGACATTCCCGTGGAGCTGCTGCCGTGA
- a CDS encoding ABC transporter permease, whose amino-acid sequence MGVLAAERIKLTSTRSPIWCTALLVVFAVGIAALFSLALNASWNAYQDQLAQGKMTPADAPYAENSVAGLGITGLAQGVPGFGYLMVMILAALAVTSEYRFGTIKTTFLAIPNRTGVLLTKAGVIGVAMALLSAVLTFVGFFIFKAIVTHDAGSHLSLSSGDLRVFYAVPLFILLVVFLAVGVGALIRQSAGALSLLIVWPVILEPMVGAFGKIGREIQVLLPFQNAGLFLGTVDEKSSYWHWGPWGGFVYFAIFSLIVFGVALFVVNKRDA is encoded by the coding sequence ATGGGAGTGCTCGCGGCGGAAAGAATCAAGCTCACCTCGACCAGGTCCCCGATCTGGTGCACGGCGCTGCTGGTGGTGTTCGCGGTGGGTATCGCGGCCCTGTTCAGCCTGGCGCTGAACGCGTCCTGGAACGCCTACCAGGATCAGCTCGCGCAGGGGAAGATGACCCCGGCCGACGCCCCCTACGCGGAGAATTCGGTGGCGGGTCTGGGCATCACCGGTCTGGCGCAAGGGGTTCCGGGCTTCGGGTACCTGATGGTCATGATCCTGGCGGCCCTGGCCGTCACCAGCGAATACCGCTTCGGCACGATCAAGACCACCTTCCTCGCCATCCCCAACCGGACCGGTGTGCTGCTCACCAAGGCCGGTGTTATCGGGGTTGCTATGGCGTTGCTGAGCGCGGTGTTGACGTTCGTCGGATTCTTCATCTTCAAGGCCATCGTCACCCACGACGCCGGCAGCCATCTCAGCCTGAGCTCCGGTGATCTGCGGGTCTTCTACGCGGTGCCGCTGTTCATCCTGCTGGTGGTGTTCCTGGCGGTCGGCGTCGGCGCGCTGATCCGGCAGTCGGCGGGCGCGTTGTCGCTGCTCATCGTGTGGCCGGTGATTCTCGAGCCCATGGTCGGCGCGTTCGGCAAGATCGGCCGCGAGATCCAGGTGCTGCTGCCGTTCCAGAACGCGGGCCTGTTCCTGGGCACCGTGGACGAGAAGTCCTCGTACTGGCACTGGGGGCCGTGGGGCGGCTTCGTCTACTTCGCCATCTTCTCCCTGATCGTGTTCGGCGTGGCGCTGTTCGTGGTGAACAAGCGCGACGCCTAG
- a CDS encoding adenylate/guanylate cyclase domain-containing protein, translated as MNAANQRGDIIGAIRKARENLPGDPAFGDPLSVSGPGGARAVARAADKLVGDSPSAAKELGLGALQVWQAMLERVGRGRGTQEVTIMFTDLVAFSSWSLSAGDEVTLDLLRRVAKAIEPPINDRGGQVVKRMGDGVMAVFPSADRAVRAAVAAKENLAAVSVDGYRPQMRLGLHTGSPREIGGDWLGIDVNIAARVMEAGGNGNTMLSGATLDALKPETLEELGLGVKPYRRSFFAAPLSGVPDDLRIFRLEAE; from the coding sequence ATGAACGCCGCCAACCAGCGCGGTGACATCATCGGCGCCATTCGCAAGGCCCGCGAGAACCTGCCGGGCGATCCCGCCTTCGGCGACCCACTGTCGGTCAGCGGGCCGGGCGGCGCCCGCGCGGTGGCGCGGGCCGCCGACAAGCTGGTCGGGGATTCGCCCAGCGCGGCAAAGGAATTGGGACTGGGCGCGCTACAGGTCTGGCAGGCCATGCTCGAGCGGGTCGGGCGCGGGCGCGGCACCCAGGAGGTCACCATCATGTTCACCGACCTGGTGGCCTTCTCCAGCTGGTCGCTGTCGGCCGGCGACGAGGTGACCCTGGACCTGTTGCGCCGGGTCGCCAAGGCCATCGAGCCGCCCATCAACGATCGCGGCGGCCAGGTGGTCAAGCGCATGGGCGACGGCGTGATGGCCGTGTTCCCCTCCGCCGACCGGGCCGTGCGCGCGGCGGTGGCGGCCAAGGAGAACCTCGCGGCCGTCTCCGTGGACGGCTACCGCCCGCAGATGCGCCTGGGTCTGCACACCGGCAGCCCGCGCGAGATCGGCGGCGACTGGCTCGGCATCGACGTCAATATCGCGGCGCGGGTCATGGAGGCAGGCGGCAATGGCAACACCATGCTCTCCGGCGCGACCCTGGACGCCCTGAAACCGGAAACCCTCGAGGAACTCGGCCTGGGCGTAAAGCCCTATCGCCGCAGCTTTTTCGCGGCCCCCCTCAGCGGCGTCCCCGACGACCTCCGCATCTTCCGCCTCGAAGCGGAGTAG